A genome region from Pseudanabaena sp. Chao 1811 includes the following:
- a CDS encoding DEAD/DEAH box helicase, with amino-acid sequence MPDFQVDSAKLYETLTSLYHKLSALEQQIIRTCAIAYEPLNRTVILDCLIYFGVKDKDKPLSPIALKTYIDRLLKLNLLNQDRSQGVQCNSLLVDIAVRDAIQKGKFEEIVEVIEAKIPVPSYGKIGSRTFRSESQFVREVRIGIYRQDVDFVAKQFDDFYRFGYSQQKITLDAILFQICNNPFDPDWFQTLDSTFYEVGLSTILSNGMLKLKNTDQALALLQRSFQENSDRCTDPLLLVLIEQSLLRADLKTAQAAYDRLSSDYKEAGNALLSWLHFLKGDRALAITQFRLSLKSIRKATGKRQIYFSGEPGLFFILALIQEGTAESMREAEGYAALMVKQTHHWLQITYSRLQRVLKFQLGDIPQKDLLSNEYLHDHTQSHCLEVFFSALCLYWVNPEKARVDLSRVLQPLLKQSVTAGYHWLSMETAELLGELSPNSIHQKHAQKLRQETQIPTIVNLIRPRETWELSLNALLNLTKSPQETSKAANNSPQRLVWLISFVKGGYTVQPKEQKINAKGVWSTGRNIALKRLKENSHEFPYLTPQDIIACSHIQAYSSYGYYGQSQYEFDEETICALIGHPLVFWEDSPTTRVDIVKGEPELLVKAGKGDRLFLEFSPELKDGQSFVVTKESPTRLKVTQVNESHRRITEIIGRKNRLEIPVAAKDKVLEAIHSISSIVTVHSDIGGGVSDAEEVPSDSKPHVHILPSGDGLKIAILARPFANAGSYYRPGTGGATVLAEIDGKRLQATRNLKEEKKLANEAIAACPTLSNFEEEESEWVIDDPEFCLELLLELQALGDRIVLEWPEGEKMRISHRAGFGDFRMSINQSRDWFAAEGELRLGDDQVIDMQRLLELLDKTPSRFIPIGDGQFIALTQQFRKRLDEFRRLSEKHGKGTRFHPLAALALEDFVDEIDDLKVDKHWKAHIKRIKEMRNFEPQLPSTLQADLRDYQIEGFQWLARLAHWGVGACLADDMGLGKTLQSLALILTRAPQGATLIVAPTSVCMNWISEAAKFAPTLNVIVFGTGDRQKVLDNLQPFDMVICSYGLMQQEEVGEMLAKVEWQTVVLDEAQAIKNTATKRSQAAMNLQSGFKLITTGTPIENHLGELWNLFRFINPGLLGSLDNFNTNYANPIERSQDREARNQLKKLIQPFILRRTKNQVLQELPSRTEVTLQVELSKEELAFYEALRREAIAKLADTPANAGQKHLQVLAEIMKLRRACCNTKLVRPDIPLPSSKLQLFGEVVSELLDNKHKALVFSQFVDHLHIIRDYLDSQKISYQYLDGSTPAKDRKKRVEAFQAGEGDVFLISLKAGGTGLNLTAADYVIHMDPWWNPAVEDQASDRAHRIGQKRPVTIYRLVAKGTIEEKIVDLHHHKRDLADSLLEGTDMSGKVSTDALLQLINEI; translated from the coding sequence ATGCCTGATTTCCAAGTTGATTCTGCCAAACTCTACGAGACCTTAACATCTCTCTATCATAAATTGTCAGCGTTAGAGCAACAGATCATCCGCACTTGTGCGATCGCCTATGAACCACTGAATCGTACTGTCATTCTAGACTGCCTGATCTATTTTGGAGTTAAGGATAAGGATAAGCCTCTATCGCCCATTGCTTTAAAAACATATATTGATCGCCTCTTAAAGTTAAATCTACTCAATCAAGATCGTTCTCAAGGTGTGCAATGTAATTCGTTGTTGGTTGATATTGCTGTCCGCGATGCCATTCAGAAAGGAAAGTTTGAAGAAATTGTCGAAGTCATCGAAGCAAAAATACCAGTACCATCCTACGGCAAGATAGGTTCACGTACTTTCAGGAGTGAATCACAGTTTGTTCGCGAAGTCAGGATTGGGATTTATCGGCAGGATGTGGATTTTGTTGCTAAGCAATTTGATGATTTCTACCGATTTGGCTATTCTCAACAGAAAATCACCTTAGATGCAATTCTATTTCAAATCTGTAATAATCCTTTTGATCCAGACTGGTTTCAAACCCTAGATTCAACATTTTATGAGGTCGGCTTAAGCACCATTCTTAGCAATGGAATGCTTAAGTTAAAAAATACCGATCAAGCTTTAGCCCTATTGCAAAGAAGTTTTCAAGAAAATAGCGATCGCTGCACTGATCCCTTGCTATTGGTATTAATCGAACAAAGCCTATTGCGTGCGGATTTAAAAACTGCTCAAGCTGCCTATGATCGCCTGTCCAGTGACTACAAAGAGGCAGGTAATGCCTTACTCTCTTGGCTACATTTTCTGAAAGGCGATCGCGCTTTAGCAATTACACAATTTCGCCTATCCCTCAAATCGATCCGAAAAGCTACAGGTAAACGTCAAATCTATTTCAGTGGTGAACCGGGATTGTTTTTTATCCTAGCGCTGATTCAGGAGGGAACAGCCGAGAGTATGCGTGAAGCTGAAGGTTATGCCGCACTGATGGTGAAGCAAACTCACCATTGGTTGCAAATCACCTATAGCAGACTGCAAAGGGTTTTGAAGTTTCAATTGGGGGATATTCCTCAAAAGGATCTACTCAGTAATGAATATCTCCATGATCATACCCAAAGCCATTGCTTAGAAGTGTTTTTTAGTGCGCTTTGTCTCTATTGGGTCAACCCTGAAAAAGCGCGAGTGGATTTATCAAGGGTTCTACAACCATTACTCAAACAATCAGTAACCGCTGGCTACCATTGGCTCTCAATGGAAACTGCTGAACTTTTAGGAGAACTGTCCCCTAATTCCATCCATCAAAAACACGCTCAAAAGTTACGCCAAGAGACTCAAATCCCTACAATTGTCAACCTCATCCGTCCAAGGGAAACTTGGGAACTGAGCCTTAATGCGTTGCTCAATCTCACCAAATCGCCACAGGAGACAAGCAAGGCAGCCAATAATTCACCCCAGCGTCTAGTATGGCTAATTAGCTTTGTGAAGGGGGGCTATACCGTACAGCCGAAGGAACAGAAGATTAATGCTAAAGGAGTCTGGAGCACGGGACGGAATATTGCTCTCAAACGCCTCAAAGAAAATAGCCATGAGTTTCCCTATCTAACACCACAGGATATTATTGCCTGTTCCCATATCCAAGCCTATTCCTCCTATGGCTATTATGGACAGTCGCAATATGAATTTGATGAAGAGACAATCTGCGCTTTAATTGGACATCCGCTTGTGTTTTGGGAAGACTCGCCCACAACTCGTGTAGATATCGTCAAGGGTGAACCAGAACTATTGGTCAAGGCGGGAAAAGGCGATCGCCTATTTTTAGAGTTTTCGCCAGAGTTAAAGGATGGTCAGAGTTTTGTTGTCACCAAAGAAAGCCCTACTCGCCTCAAAGTTACACAGGTGAATGAATCCCATCGGCGGATCACCGAAATTATTGGGCGCAAAAATCGTCTTGAAATTCCTGTTGCCGCGAAAGATAAAGTTCTCGAAGCGATTCATTCGATCTCTTCAATTGTGACGGTACATTCTGATATCGGCGGTGGCGTGAGTGATGCGGAGGAAGTGCCATCGGACAGCAAGCCCCATGTGCATATTTTGCCCTCAGGGGATGGTCTAAAAATTGCCATCCTTGCGCGTCCCTTTGCTAATGCTGGCTCTTATTATCGTCCGGGGACTGGTGGTGCAACCGTACTTGCCGAAATCGATGGTAAACGTTTGCAAGCGACAAGGAATTTAAAAGAAGAGAAAAAACTTGCCAATGAAGCGATCGCTGCTTGTCCCACCCTCAGCAATTTTGAAGAAGAGGAAAGTGAATGGGTCATTGATGATCCTGAGTTTTGCTTGGAACTCCTACTAGAATTGCAAGCCTTAGGCGATCGCATTGTTTTGGAATGGCCAGAAGGCGAAAAGATGCGAATCAGTCATCGTGCTGGTTTTGGCGATTTCCGTATGTCGATCAATCAAAGCCGTGATTGGTTTGCTGCCGAAGGGGAGTTACGCCTCGGTGATGACCAAGTGATTGATATGCAGCGCCTATTGGAATTGCTGGACAAAACGCCTAGCCGCTTCATTCCCATTGGTGATGGTCAGTTTATCGCCTTAACCCAACAGTTCCGCAAACGCTTAGATGAGTTCCGTCGCCTATCGGAGAAGCATGGTAAAGGCACGAGATTCCATCCTTTAGCAGCTTTAGCCCTTGAAGATTTTGTTGATGAAATTGATGATCTGAAAGTCGATAAGCATTGGAAAGCCCATATTAAAAGAATCAAAGAAATGCGGAACTTTGAGCCGCAGCTACCATCAACCTTGCAAGCCGATCTCCGCGATTATCAGATCGAAGGTTTTCAATGGTTAGCGAGATTAGCCCATTGGGGTGTGGGTGCTTGCTTAGCTGATGATATGGGCTTAGGTAAGACCCTGCAATCTTTAGCGCTAATCCTCACCCGCGCCCCTCAGGGAGCCACCCTGATTGTTGCGCCTACTTCGGTTTGCATGAACTGGATTTCTGAAGCTGCCAAATTTGCGCCAACTCTGAATGTGATTGTATTTGGTACAGGCGATCGCCAAAAGGTGCTTGACAATCTCCAACCCTTTGACATGGTGATCTGTAGCTATGGCTTGATGCAGCAAGAGGAAGTCGGTGAAATGCTAGCAAAAGTAGAGTGGCAAACCGTTGTTCTCGATGAAGCACAGGCAATTAAAAATACGGCAACTAAGCGATCGCAAGCGGCGATGAATTTGCAAAGTGGCTTCAAGTTAATCACCACAGGTACACCCATCGAAAATCACCTCGGCGAGTTATGGAATCTGTTCCGCTTTATTAACCCCGGACTACTTGGCTCCCTTGATAATTTCAATACCAACTATGCCAACCCCATCGAGCGATCGCAGGATCGAGAAGCGCGTAATCAATTGAAAAAGCTAATTCAGCCCTTCATTCTTCGTCGCACGAAGAACCAAGTATTGCAAGAGTTACCATCGCGCACTGAAGTTACATTACAAGTGGAACTCAGCAAAGAGGAACTTGCCTTTTATGAAGCGCTCCGTCGTGAGGCGATCGCTAAACTTGCCGACACCCCAGCCAACGCAGGACAAAAGCATTTACAGGTGCTCGCGGAAATCATGAAATTGCGTCGCGCTTGCTGCAATACCAAACTAGTACGCCCCGATATTCCCTTACCCAGTTCTAAACTTCAGCTTTTCGGTGAAGTCGTCAGTGAGTTGCTAGATAACAAACATAAGGCACTAGTATTTAGCCAATTTGTCGATCATCTGCATATCATCCGTGACTATCTCGATTCTCAAAAAATTAGTTATCAATACCTCGATGGTAGTACTCCCGCCAAAGATCGCAAAAAACGGGTAGAAGCTTTCCAAGCAGGTGAAGGTGATGTGTTCCTGATCAGTCTCAAGGCTGGTGGTACAGGGCTAAATCTCACGGCTGCCGATTATGTGATCCATATGGACCCTTGGTGGAATCCTGCGGTGGAAGATCAAGCAAGCGATCGCGCCCATCGCATCGGACAAAAGCGCCCTGTCACAATTTATCGTCTTGTGGCAAAGGGAACGATCGAGGAGAAAATCGTCGATCTACACCATCACAAGCGCGATCTTGCCGATAGCCTGTTGGAAGGTACAGATATGAGTGGCAAGGTTTCCACCGATGCGTTGTTACAATTGATTAATGAGATCTAG
- a CDS encoding pyridoxal-phosphate-dependent aminotransferase family protein: MEDKLMLMIPGPTPVPEQALLALAKAPIGHRSGDFSKIMADVTAKLKWLHQTTNDVLILTASGTGAMEAGIINFLSKGDRVLVGDNGKFGERWVEVCQAYGVNAEVIKAEWGKPLNPEDFRVKLEADTNKEIKAVIITHSETSTGVLNDLATINRHVKAHEKALIIVDAVTSLGAINIPIDELGLDVVGSGSQKGYMIPPGLGFVAVSPKAWEAYKTANLPKFYLDLGKARKDAAKNSTPFTTSVNMVMALQASLEIMQREGLENIFARHLRHRDATRAAVKALNLGLLAPDDAASHSITAVVPPEGLEAEKIRATIKKKFDIVMAGGQDHLNGKIFRIGHLGFVGDRDILTAIAALEASISALGYTNFTSGAGVKAAIEVLNQ; the protein is encoded by the coding sequence ATGGAAGATAAGTTGATGTTAATGATTCCAGGTCCAACACCTGTGCCTGAACAGGCACTGTTGGCTCTGGCAAAAGCTCCGATCGGACACCGTAGCGGCGATTTTAGCAAGATCATGGCAGATGTGACTGCCAAGCTCAAATGGCTACACCAAACAACTAATGATGTATTAATCCTCACCGCTAGCGGAACTGGTGCGATGGAAGCAGGCATCATTAACTTTTTAAGCAAAGGCGATCGCGTCCTTGTTGGTGATAATGGCAAGTTTGGCGAACGCTGGGTCGAAGTCTGTCAAGCCTATGGCGTAAATGCTGAAGTTATCAAAGCTGAGTGGGGTAAGCCGCTAAATCCTGAAGATTTCCGTGTCAAGCTAGAGGCTGATACCAATAAAGAAATCAAAGCCGTAATCATTACCCATAGTGAAACCTCGACAGGTGTACTTAATGATCTTGCTACCATCAATCGCCATGTCAAAGCCCATGAAAAGGCTTTAATTATTGTCGATGCGGTAACTAGCTTAGGTGCGATTAATATTCCTATCGACGAACTCGGTTTAGATGTAGTCGGCTCTGGTTCGCAAAAGGGTTATATGATTCCCCCTGGATTAGGATTTGTGGCTGTTAGTCCCAAGGCATGGGAGGCTTATAAAACTGCCAACCTACCTAAGTTCTATCTAGATTTGGGCAAGGCGCGTAAGGATGCTGCGAAAAACTCTACCCCGTTCACGACTTCAGTGAATATGGTCATGGCTTTGCAGGCTTCCTTAGAAATTATGCAAAGGGAAGGTTTGGAAAATATCTTTGCCCGTCATTTGCGCCATCGTGATGCGACTCGTGCAGCAGTCAAGGCTCTAAATCTAGGGCTATTAGCTCCCGATGATGCTGCTAGTCATTCGATTACAGCGGTAGTTCCTCCCGAAGGATTAGAAGCAGAAAAGATTCGCGCCACGATCAAGAAGAAGTTTGATATTGTCATGGCTGGTGGTCAAGATCACCTCAATGGCAAGATCTTCCGCATTGGACATTTAGGCTTTGTCGGCGATCGCGATATTCTCACTGCAATTGCGGCTCTCGAAGCATCGATTTCGGCGCTTGGTTACACTAATTTCACCTCTGGTGCTGGTGTAAAGGCTGCGATCGAAGTTCTGAATCAATAG
- a CDS encoding response regulator, translating to MISRASYRIRAYAIAILLVPIATLLTYFYSHFFLQYPQGSPIIAFFCIAVALSTWYGGRYAGLTTTFLSTIAIDFYFLLPLYTWEISTANVWQLVGYTGVMIAFNWLILKLVSSQNQIKKFSQQQIAQNQELQRLNQELETKVEQRTLALQESESRYRAIVEDQTELILRYCPDGKIVFVNDVYCRYFGVKREEVINKSFAPVVFPDDLEYVNQQIQSITAANPIATITNRVVANGEIRWTQWNNHLLVDENGNALELQAVGRDITAWKQAEEALQVSEERLKLALESTGDGLWDWEIATGEVYVNQNWLAMLGYTENELSINVSIWDKLIHPDDKPWVFDLLDAHLQNSDNPYAFEYRVQTKSGEWKWIANFGKVVARDKDGKPLRIVGTHKDISDRKKAEEQLRLSSDRLSLANAELSRAARLKDEFLAGMSHELRTPLNAILGMSEVLIEELHGRLNNRQQQSVNLIDSSGKHLLNLINDILDLSKIEAGKMELEISSVEIQQLCKDSLSFVKEMAYKKNIAISCDIAQNIDHIGLDERRIRQVLINLLNNAVKFTPEGGKVKLSVNCPEPEKIEFAISDNGIGIAADQMDKLFHPFVQIDSKLSRRYSGTGLGLSLVRRIVELHGGSVILESELDQGSCFTVTLPCQTNFSSQFNAIASSGDDHPSSIQQALIIEDNEIAANQLSRYLEEIGAKTLVHPWGHGVINVVLAMKPDLIILDILLPDLPGWEVLIELKRNPLTKNIPVVIVSIIDERPKGFALGAANYLVKPINRIQLQQSINSIIEIPEKAPATALVIPTHQNIKAPLIVLAEDNEANITTMLSYLEAYGLRMAIGRNGLEAVHLIKQCQPDLVLMDIQMPEMDGLEAIRQIRADSSFANLPIIALTALAMPDDRERCLNAGANEYLTKPVRLKQVRQLIQQYLPHWQLP from the coding sequence ATGATTTCCAGAGCGTCTTACAGAATACGAGCTTATGCGATCGCCATACTATTAGTACCGATCGCGACCCTATTGACTTATTTCTATAGTCACTTTTTCTTGCAATACCCGCAGGGTTCTCCAATTATTGCTTTCTTTTGCATAGCGGTAGCCCTAAGTACTTGGTATGGTGGTAGATATGCGGGATTGACCACAACTTTCTTATCTACGATAGCAATTGACTTTTATTTCCTCCTTCCTCTTTATACTTGGGAGATATCTACTGCAAATGTATGGCAGTTAGTGGGTTATACGGGTGTAATGATTGCTTTCAATTGGCTAATACTAAAACTCGTTAGCTCCCAAAATCAAATTAAAAAATTTAGTCAACAACAAATCGCACAGAATCAAGAACTACAGCGATTGAATCAGGAACTAGAAACTAAGGTAGAGCAGAGGACATTAGCATTACAGGAAAGTGAATCCAGATATCGCGCGATTGTTGAAGATCAGACCGAACTAATCCTCCGCTATTGCCCTGACGGTAAGATTGTATTTGTCAATGACGTATATTGTCGTTACTTCGGAGTGAAACGGGAGGAAGTTATTAACAAAAGCTTTGCTCCCGTTGTGTTTCCAGATGATTTGGAATACGTTAATCAACAAATACAATCGATCACGGCTGCAAATCCAATTGCGACGATTACCAATCGGGTGGTCGCCAATGGTGAGATTCGATGGACACAGTGGAATAACCATCTATTAGTTGATGAGAATGGAAATGCGTTAGAACTGCAAGCCGTTGGTCGGGATATCACAGCTTGGAAACAAGCAGAAGAGGCTCTCCAAGTTAGCGAAGAACGTTTAAAGCTTGCTTTAGAAAGCACTGGCGATGGGTTGTGGGATTGGGAAATTGCTACTGGTGAAGTGTATGTAAACCAAAACTGGCTAGCAATGTTGGGCTATACAGAGAATGAATTGTCTATTAATGTGAGCATTTGGGACAAGTTAATTCACCCCGATGACAAGCCCTGGGTATTCGATTTGCTCGACGCGCATCTTCAAAATAGTGATAATCCCTATGCCTTCGAGTATCGTGTTCAAACCAAGTCAGGGGAATGGAAATGGATTGCCAACTTTGGCAAGGTTGTAGCTCGTGATAAGGATGGTAAACCATTGCGAATTGTGGGGACTCATAAAGATATTAGCGATCGCAAAAAAGCTGAGGAACAGTTACGGTTAAGCTCTGACAGGCTCAGCCTTGCTAATGCCGAGCTATCCAGAGCCGCTCGACTAAAAGATGAATTCCTTGCGGGTATGAGCCATGAACTCCGCACACCCCTAAACGCTATTCTAGGAATGTCAGAAGTCTTAATCGAAGAGCTTCATGGCAGGCTTAATAATCGACAGCAACAATCTGTCAACCTGATTGATAGTAGCGGCAAGCATCTATTAAACCTAATCAACGATATTCTTGACCTGTCAAAAATCGAAGCGGGTAAAATGGAACTAGAAATAAGTTCCGTTGAAATTCAGCAGCTATGCAAAGATAGTCTGAGTTTCGTCAAAGAAATGGCATATAAGAAAAATATCGCGATAAGCTGCGATATTGCTCAAAATATTGACCATATCGGACTAGATGAGCGTCGAATTCGGCAGGTGTTGATTAACTTACTAAATAACGCCGTTAAATTTACGCCCGAAGGCGGTAAGGTAAAACTATCTGTAAACTGTCCTGAACCTGAAAAAATAGAATTTGCCATCTCTGATAATGGGATTGGCATCGCCGCCGATCAAATGGATAAACTATTTCATCCCTTTGTGCAGATTGATAGTAAACTCTCTCGTCGTTATTCTGGCACGGGATTAGGACTATCCCTAGTAAGACGAATTGTGGAACTACATGGTGGCAGCGTTATCCTAGAAAGTGAACTCGATCAAGGCAGTTGCTTTACTGTAACTCTTCCTTGTCAAACTAATTTCTCGTCTCAGTTTAATGCGATCGCATCATCGGGAGATGATCATCCATCATCGATCCAACAGGCACTCATTATCGAAGACAATGAAATTGCCGCCAATCAACTTTCCCGCTATTTGGAAGAAATAGGCGCTAAGACATTAGTACATCCTTGGGGGCATGGAGTGATTAATGTCGTACTCGCAATGAAACCCGACTTGATTATTCTTGATATTTTACTGCCAGATTTACCAGGGTGGGAGGTATTGATTGAGCTAAAACGCAATCCACTTACCAAAAATATTCCAGTAGTGATTGTTTCTATCATTGACGAGCGACCTAAAGGCTTTGCGCTCGGAGCCGCCAATTATCTAGTTAAACCAATTAACCGTATACAACTACAACAATCCATAAATAGCATTATAGAAATTCCCGAAAAAGCCCCAGCAACTGCACTGGTGATTCCTACCCATCAAAATATCAAAGCTCCATTGATCGTACTTGCTGAAGATAACGAGGCTAACATTACAACCATGCTCAGCTATTTAGAGGCTTACGGACTAAGAATGGCGATCGGTCGTAATGGATTAGAAGCAGTGCACTTAATCAAGCAATGCCAACCAGACTTAGTACTAATGGATATTCAAATGCCTGAAATGGATGGGTTAGAAGCCATTCGCCAAATTCGCGCCGACAGTAGTTTTGCAAATCTTCCCATTATTGCTTTGACAGCCTTGGCAATGCCCGATGATCGAGAGCGTTGCCTCAACGCAGGAGCTAATGAATATCTAACTAAACCTGTGAGATTAAAACAAGTCAGACAACTGATTCAACAATATCTACCGCATTGGCAGTTACCGTAA
- a CDS encoding type IV pilin-like G/H family protein → MRQPNSRSNIKPVFVRVCQAIAIPYLTIGLLVGCNTGDRPKDANSQKLAGTWEFKNQDGAKAGTAIFDTKNGIDGDIYILSNDLPEGKTAIAGKYKANPNKYPPELDLTFGDLTTQTIYEIGNDGQLKIANAVPDQPRPTTLDAQPQLLTKVSENTTIDRNIKILRSPDLAASSALIHEAESKSYIRAIMRSQQQIFQEKGQFSTDINLLSSGLKLNSEFYNYQATVLDTASGLLVQNTAIPVKEGLKAYTGIVYAIASDNQNQKVTKLLMCESNLATRNPPSQVQKQDEGYRCPNTYTSISP, encoded by the coding sequence ATGCGACAGCCAAATTCCCGATCAAATATCAAACCTGTTTTTGTGAGAGTCTGCCAAGCGATCGCAATCCCCTATCTCACAATTGGCTTATTAGTTGGTTGCAATACAGGCGATCGTCCTAAAGATGCAAACAGTCAAAAGCTAGCAGGAACTTGGGAATTTAAAAATCAAGATGGAGCTAAGGCAGGAACAGCAATTTTTGATACAAAAAATGGTATTGATGGCGATATCTATATTTTGAGTAATGATTTGCCAGAGGGTAAAACGGCGATCGCTGGTAAATATAAAGCCAATCCTAATAAGTATCCACCAGAACTTGATCTGACTTTTGGGGATCTCACTACGCAAACGATCTATGAAATTGGTAACGATGGACAGCTAAAAATTGCCAATGCTGTTCCCGATCAGCCTCGTCCCACCACTTTAGATGCTCAACCCCAACTGTTGACTAAAGTTTCGGAAAACACAACCATTGACCGTAATATCAAAATCCTGCGATCGCCAGATTTAGCTGCTTCATCAGCATTGATTCACGAAGCTGAGAGTAAGTCCTATATTCGCGCCATCATGCGATCGCAGCAGCAAATATTTCAAGAGAAGGGACAATTCTCAACGGATATCAATCTATTATCATCAGGATTAAAACTTAACTCGGAATTCTATAATTACCAAGCTACGGTATTGGATACAGCTTCAGGATTACTAGTCCAAAATACTGCGATTCCTGTTAAGGAGGGACTTAAAGCTTATACGGGCATTGTCTATGCGATCGCTAGCGATAACCAAAATCAGAAGGTCACGAAACTATTGATGTGTGAAAGCAATCTTGCCACCCGAAATCCTCCATCTCAAGTTCAAAAACAGGATGAAGGATATCGATGTCCAAATACATATACTTCAATTAGTCCATAA
- a CDS encoding deoxycytidylate deaminase, which produces MPELIDQVAYQQRPTWDEYFMLLTKLAAMRSTCLAFPVGAVIVKDKQVLATGYNGSPSGSVHCTTQGYCYPNVSTCDASKEFPSRAVHAEANAIAQAAKHGISTDGASIYVTLEPCISCLKLVVSAGIREVYYETSFNKGNNAALCQSFVAEGLVMLKQITISPSVLKRADLFLNSPTSELRLFTQE; this is translated from the coding sequence ATGCCTGAATTGATCGATCAAGTTGCATATCAACAACGCCCCACATGGGATGAATATTTTATGCTGCTCACTAAACTTGCTGCCATGCGATCTACATGCTTAGCCTTTCCTGTGGGCGCAGTAATTGTTAAGGACAAGCAAGTATTGGCTACAGGCTACAACGGCTCCCCATCAGGTTCTGTGCATTGCACCACCCAAGGCTATTGCTATCCCAATGTCAGTACTTGTGATGCGAGTAAGGAATTCCCCTCAAGGGCGGTTCATGCTGAAGCTAATGCGATCGCCCAAGCTGCAAAACATGGTATTTCCACCGATGGCGCAAGTATTTATGTAACTTTAGAACCCTGCATTTCCTGTCTAAAGTTGGTAGTATCGGCAGGTATTCGCGAAGTTTACTACGAGACTAGTTTTAATAAAGGGAACAATGCCGCACTCTGCCAATCATTTGTGGCGGAAGGACTAGTGATGCTGAAACAAATTACGATCTCGCCATCAGTCCTGAAAAGAGCCGATTTATTTCTCAATTCTCCTACTTCGGAACTACGGTTGTTTACGCAGGAGTGA
- a CDS encoding fatty acid desaturase family protein, protein MQDRDESSQSTVLEKESAKKLKFAKNSGFQVELRRRVDELFQNSNLKERDCPQMYAKTATLLIGFFGTYAALIFLAQTWWQVVPLCILMGVITAGIGFSIQHDGAHHAYSNSLWVNKLMSMSLDLIGGSSYIWHWKHDVLHHTYTNIAGYDMDLEVGMFGRLSPSHQKLPFHRWQHYYLWLLYGFLAIKWHFFDDFNNLITGKISDRNYPRPKNSNLVTFFAGKLVFLTIAFVIPSLFHSFWLVLASYSLVAFTLGLVLSVVFQLAHVVEEADFPIPDAETCLIEKDWAIHQIETTVNFSRNNPFLTWLLGGLNFQVEHHLFPNICHINYPEISKIVEQTCQEFGVRYNYHRSFWAGCLSHFHWLRRMGTSF, encoded by the coding sequence ATGCAAGATCGAGATGAATCCTCGCAGTCTACGGTTCTCGAAAAAGAATCAGCGAAAAAATTGAAATTTGCCAAGAATAGTGGATTTCAGGTAGAACTAAGACGACGGGTTGACGAACTTTTTCAAAACAGTAATCTCAAAGAGCGTGATTGTCCCCAAATGTATGCCAAGACCGCGACCCTGTTAATTGGCTTTTTTGGAACCTATGCAGCCTTAATTTTTTTAGCCCAGACATGGTGGCAGGTTGTTCCGCTATGTATCTTGATGGGTGTGATCACCGCAGGTATTGGGTTTAGCATTCAGCATGATGGCGCTCATCACGCCTATTCCAATTCCCTATGGGTAAATAAACTCATGTCGATGAGCCTCGATCTCATCGGTGGTAGCTCTTATATTTGGCATTGGAAACATGATGTTTTACATCATACCTATACCAATATTGCAGGCTATGACATGGATTTAGAAGTGGGAATGTTTGGAAGGCTTTCTCCATCCCATCAAAAACTTCCATTTCACCGTTGGCAGCATTATTACCTATGGCTGTTATATGGTTTTCTGGCAATCAAGTGGCATTTTTTCGATGATTTTAATAACTTGATTACTGGCAAAATTAGCGATCGCAACTATCCTCGCCCCAAAAATAGCAATTTAGTCACCTTCTTTGCGGGCAAGTTAGTATTTCTGACGATTGCTTTCGTGATTCCCTCACTATTTCATTCGTTTTGGCTGGTTTTAGCTAGCTATAGTCTCGTCGCATTTACCCTAGGTCTTGTCCTAAGTGTTGTCTTCCAATTAGCCCATGTGGTCGAAGAAGCAGATTTCCCTATTCCTGATGCAGAGACCTGTTTAATTGAGAAAGATTGGGCAATTCACCAAATCGAAACTACAGTAAATTTTTCACGGAACAATCCCTTTCTAACTTGGTTGCTCGGTGGTTTAAATTTTCAAGTCGAGCATCATCTCTTCCCCAATATTTGCCATATCAATTACCCTGAGATCTCCAAAATAGTTGAGCAAACCTGCCAAGAATTTGGGGTGAGATATAACTATCACCGTTCCTTCTGGGCGGGTTGCCTCTCCCACTTCCATTGGTTACGCCGCATGGGAACTTCTTTCTAA